The sequence ATTCTGTTTAGGGGGGTTGTCTTGATTGAGCAACTTGGCTTCTTCTAAAAACACAGAGGACGAGCAAGAAATTTTCCTCCCAAAATACGAACGCTCTTTGACATAAGAGAGCTGCAATCCTTCTTTAGCCCTAGTGATCGCTACATAAGCCAAGCGCCTTTCTTCTTCTAAATCGCTTTCTTGATTGAACCCCCTATGCGGGAAAAACCCTTCTTCTAACCCGATCACAAACACATGCTTAAACTCCAAGCCCTTACTCATATGCACGCTCATGCAACTCACTTTTTGCGCGTTTTCTGTGTTATGGACATCTAGCACGCTTTCATTCAAAAAATCCAGTAAAGAATGCGTGGGGTTAGTTTTAAAATGCTCTTTCAATAAGCTTAAAAGCTCTTTAACAAAACCCTCTCTTTCTTCGTAATTGTCTTCTTTTTCATAGCTTTTTAAAAGGTTAGTCTCTTCTAAAAACCGAGCGCAAAACTCCTCTACTGAAATTTCAAAAGTCTCCCTCAAACGCCCTATCATAGCGGTGAATTTCTTTAAAGCGTGTTCGTTTTTAGGGTTTAATTTGTCTTTAAACGCCCCAAGTTTTAACGCTTCTTCTAAATTCAAACCCTCATCATCTAAAAGAGAAAAAATCAACTCTTGAGTGATCTTGCCAAGGCCTCTTGAAGGCTTGTTTAAAACACGCTTAATAAAAAAGCGATCGTCTTTTTTAGCCACTAAATGCATGAACGCCAAAGCGTCTTTAACCTCCGCTCTTTCATAGAAACTCACCGCCCCAATGAGCCTATAAGGAATATTCAAAGCGTTTAGGCTCTCTTCAATGCTGCGGCTAAGCCCGTTTAAGCGATACAAAATAGCGATATTTTCTAAATTTTCGCCATTCTTTAAAAGGGCTTTGACTTGATAAGCCACATCCAGGCTCTCTTCTTTTTGCGTCAAATATTCTTTACAAACCACGCTTTTATGCGAGCCTTTGAAACTTTGAAGCGTTTTAATATGCCGGTGTTGGTTGTGGCTAATAAGGG is a genomic window of Helicobacter pylori oki112 containing:
- the uvrD gene encoding DNA helicase UvrD codes for the protein MDFEKSILDHLNDAQKIAASHIQGPLLILAGAGSGKTKTLTSRLAYLIGACGVPSENTLTLTFTNKASKEMQERALKLLKNQALIPPLLCTFHRFGLLFLRQHMGLLKRACDFSVLDSDEVKTLCKQLKISSFRASISQIKNGMMDLSMQDSECYKAYELYQNALKKDNLVDFDDLLFLSLKILQDNEKLAKEISERYHYIMVDEYQDTNALQLEFLKKLSFTHHNLCVVGDDDQSIYGFRGADISNILNFSKHFKGAKVVKLETNYRSSAEILACANSLISHNQHRHIKTLQSFKGSHKSVVCKEYLTQKEESLDVAYQVKALLKNGENLENIAILYRLNGLSRSIEESLNALNIPYRLIGAVSFYERAEVKDALAFMHLVAKKDDRFFIKRVLNKPSRGLGKITQELIFSLLDDEGLNLEEALKLGAFKDKLNPKNEHALKKFTAMIGRLRETFEISVEEFCARFLEETNLLKSYEKEDNYEEREGFVKELLSLLKEHFKTNPTHSLLDFLNESVLDVHNTENAQKVSCMSVHMSKGLEFKHVFVIGLEEGFFPHRGFNQESDLEEERRLAYVAITRAKEGLQLSYVKERSYFGRKISCSSSVFLEEAKLLNQDNPPKQNYQKDAPIKVGDLIRHKIFGTGRVLGVEKGLSGLCLKINCGGNVYDKISEKFVEKVDNGF